In Chthonomonadales bacterium, the following are encoded in one genomic region:
- a CDS encoding prepilin-type N-terminal cleavage/methylation domain-containing protein has translation MSTHRRSASAFTLIELLVVIAIIAILAAILFPVFAQAREKARQTSCLSNEKQIMLSALMYQQDYDEVWHRIKSGLAIGNSNNPGDPDQVFGAENMLGPYIKSAGLWKCPSDFVQRDDCANDRYKTGIGYPISYSWTHYRSTDPTNGWGVCPYYDSSASLSAAAVGAPADTVVQYELWMTTSYARWCSYYRYYNEQIADPGVLATAPDFNTYGWCAADDGKIAIGAHSGKTTFGFADGHVKAMDRSRLMNLVNHVWDGKAPNLVHYDARYK, from the coding sequence ATGTCTACTCATCGGCGTTCCGCATCGGCCTTCACCCTGATCGAGCTGCTCGTCGTCATCGCCATCATCGCCATTCTCGCGGCCATCCTCTTCCCTGTGTTCGCCCAGGCCCGCGAGAAGGCCCGCCAGACCTCCTGCCTCTCCAACGAGAAGCAGATCATGCTCTCCGCTCTCATGTACCAGCAGGACTACGACGAGGTCTGGCACCGGATCAAGTCGGGGCTCGCGATCGGCAACAGCAACAACCCCGGCGACCCCGACCAGGTGTTCGGCGCCGAGAACATGTTGGGGCCCTACATCAAGAGCGCGGGCCTGTGGAAGTGTCCCAGCGACTTCGTTCAGCGCGACGACTGCGCCAACGACCGTTACAAGACGGGAATCGGTTACCCCATCAGCTACTCGTGGACCCACTACCGCTCAACCGACCCCACGAACGGCTGGGGCGTCTGCCCGTACTATGACAGCTCGGCCTCGCTGTCAGCCGCCGCCGTTGGCGCCCCGGCCGACACCGTGGTGCAGTACGAGCTCTGGATGACCACCAGCTACGCGCGGTGGTGCTCCTACTACCGCTACTACAACGAGCAGATCGCCGACCCGGGCGTGCTCGCCACCGCGCCCGACTTCAACACCTACGGCTGGTGTGCCGCCGACGACGGGAAGATCGCCATCGGCGCGCACAGCGGCAAAACGACCTTCGGGTTCGCCGACGGCCATGTGAAGGCGATGGACCGCTCCCGCCTGATGAACCTCGTCAACCACGTGTGGGACGGCAAGGCGCCGAACCTGGTCCACTACGACGCGCGGTACAAGTAA
- a CDS encoding substrate-binding domain-containing protein, which yields MRFGAWAAGCAALLALAGCRSNTAAPAAGGPKADAGQEYYLIAISTGVPYWADSRKGFEDRARQLGVQGVFTGPQDFDPAAQASQLDQIITKRPAGIILVPADAAALQPGIDRAVAQGIPVLCMDTDSPQSKRLGYVGTQNYEAGRVVGRLLAERMGGKGAVGVSRLIGQLNIEERYRGVRDEIARHPGMRIVAEANDKADPVEAARANSAMLAAHPELEGVVGLDGCSGSGIARSVIEAGKKGKIRIVCFDRDEDMLGYIEDGTIDASVAQKSYLMAWTALTYLHALANGSIPHLADWRAAQAPPVPSNVDTGTMVIDQRNAAQFRHAPAG from the coding sequence ATGAGATTCGGAGCGTGGGCCGCGGGGTGCGCCGCCCTGCTCGCACTCGCCGGCTGCAGGTCGAACACCGCCGCCCCCGCCGCGGGCGGCCCGAAGGCCGACGCGGGGCAGGAGTACTACCTGATCGCGATCTCCACCGGCGTGCCCTACTGGGCCGACAGCCGCAAGGGCTTCGAGGACCGGGCGCGCCAGCTGGGTGTGCAGGGCGTCTTCACCGGCCCGCAGGACTTCGATCCGGCCGCGCAGGCCAGCCAGCTCGACCAGATCATCACCAAGAGGCCCGCCGGCATCATCCTGGTGCCCGCCGACGCGGCCGCGCTCCAGCCCGGGATCGACCGCGCCGTCGCGCAGGGGATTCCCGTGCTCTGCATGGACACCGACTCCCCGCAGAGCAAGCGACTAGGCTACGTCGGCACGCAGAACTACGAGGCCGGCCGGGTGGTGGGCCGTCTCCTGGCGGAGCGAATGGGCGGCAAGGGCGCCGTGGGCGTGTCGCGCCTGATCGGTCAGCTCAACATCGAGGAGCGCTACCGCGGCGTGCGCGACGAGATCGCCAGGCACCCCGGGATGCGCATCGTCGCGGAGGCGAACGACAAGGCGGACCCGGTGGAGGCGGCCAGGGCGAACTCCGCCATGCTTGCCGCGCACCCGGAGCTCGAGGGGGTCGTGGGACTGGATGGGTGCTCGGGTTCCGGCATCGCGCGGTCGGTCATCGAGGCAGGCAAGAAGGGCAAGATCCGTATCGTCTGCTTCGACCGCGACGAGGACATGCTCGGCTACATCGAGGACGGCACCATCGACGCGTCGGTCGCACAGAAGTCCTACCTGATGGCGTGGACCGCGCTCACCTACCTCCACGCGCTCGCCAACGGCTCGATCCCGCACCTGGCGGACTGGCGAGCCGCTCAGGCTCCGCCAGTCCCGAGCAACGTGGACACCGGCACGATGGTGATCGACCAGAGGAACGCCGCGCAGTTCCGCCACGCGCCCGCCGGATAG
- a CDS encoding sorbosone dehydrogenase family protein, translating to MARHTRARTGLAAAAVLALTCGALTCGRSGEQGDRANAQAGGASSSPRASRARLVGKEAMGAWTDDAPGVRRLIRPGDLPEPYATRSVDNGPRVQPRPEGAMPRAPEGFAVNLFASGLDNPRQIATAPNGDLFVAESRAGRVRVLRDADGDGNPEAVETYASGLELPFGIAFYPPGRDPRFVYVAETGAVVRFPYRSGDLRARSGPTTVVPDIPSGGRLRGGGHWTRDIAFSRDGKTMFVSVGSLTNAHENPNANEERRADILRFSPDGSNGAIYASGIRNAVGIAIDPSTDQLWASVNERDGLGDDLVPDYVTRVKEGAFYGWPWYYIGAHQDPRHKGAHPELRERVSVPDVLIQAHSASLGMTFYTADAFPAEYRGDAFAAQHGSWNRSRRTGYKVVRVPTKEGAPTGEYVDFLTGFVTPDGLVWGRPVGVAVGRRGELLVSDDGAGAIWRVVYTGSR from the coding sequence ATGGCACGACACACGCGCGCACGGACCGGCCTTGCCGCCGCAGCCGTGCTCGCGCTCACCTGCGGCGCGCTCACGTGCGGCAGGTCCGGCGAGCAGGGCGATCGGGCCAACGCCCAGGCCGGCGGCGCCTCGAGCTCGCCGCGCGCCTCCCGCGCGCGGCTCGTGGGCAAGGAGGCGATGGGCGCGTGGACCGACGACGCGCCGGGCGTGCGCCGGCTCATCCGGCCGGGCGACCTGCCCGAGCCGTACGCGACGCGCTCGGTCGACAACGGTCCGCGCGTGCAGCCGAGGCCGGAGGGCGCAATGCCGCGCGCGCCCGAGGGCTTCGCCGTGAACCTGTTCGCGAGCGGCCTGGACAACCCGCGCCAGATCGCCACCGCGCCCAACGGCGACCTCTTCGTGGCGGAGAGCCGGGCCGGCCGCGTGCGCGTGCTGCGCGACGCCGACGGCGACGGGAATCCGGAGGCCGTCGAGACCTACGCCTCCGGCCTCGAGCTCCCGTTCGGCATCGCCTTCTACCCGCCCGGCCGCGATCCGCGCTTCGTCTACGTGGCCGAAACGGGCGCGGTGGTCCGCTTCCCCTACCGCTCCGGCGACCTGCGCGCACGATCCGGACCGACCACCGTCGTGCCGGATATCCCCTCGGGCGGCCGCCTGCGCGGCGGCGGCCACTGGACGCGCGACATCGCCTTCTCGCGCGACGGGAAGACGATGTTCGTCTCGGTCGGCAGCCTGACGAACGCGCACGAGAACCCGAACGCCAACGAGGAACGCCGTGCCGACATCCTGCGGTTCTCGCCCGACGGCTCCAACGGGGCGATCTACGCCAGCGGCATCCGCAACGCGGTGGGCATCGCGATCGACCCGTCGACCGACCAGCTCTGGGCCTCCGTCAACGAGCGCGACGGCCTGGGCGACGACCTGGTGCCGGACTATGTGACGCGCGTGAAGGAGGGCGCGTTCTACGGCTGGCCCTGGTACTACATCGGCGCGCACCAGGACCCCCGCCACAAGGGCGCCCACCCGGAGTTGCGCGAGCGCGTGAGCGTGCCCGACGTGCTGATCCAGGCGCATTCGGCCTCGCTGGGCATGACGTTCTACACCGCCGACGCCTTCCCCGCCGAGTACCGTGGCGACGCGTTCGCCGCGCAGCATGGCTCGTGGAACCGCTCGCGCCGCACCGGATACAAGGTGGTGCGGGTCCCCACGAAGGAGGGCGCTCCGACGGGCGAGTACGTCGACTTCCTGACCGGATTCGTGACGCCCGACGGGCTCGTGTGGGGCAGGCCGGTGGGCGTCGCCGTGGGCAGACGCGGCGAGTTGCTCGTCTCGGACGACGGCGCGGGCGCGATCTGGCGGGTTGTCTACACCGGATCGCGATAG
- a CDS encoding sugar ABC transporter ATP-binding protein: MEILSVEVLDKRFPGVQALQSLTFAVRAGEVVAVVGENGAGKSTLLNLLSGSAAPDSGVIRWDGAAVRWRSPRDAMSAGIRAVHQEMSLFPHLSLAENLAAVRLRGWCRWPAVRGRAASSLARVGIVADDVLLARSVASLPLATAQLAEIAKALADDCRLLILDEPTSALSAADAERLFRVVRELTAAGVAVLFVSHRLGEVFSVADRILVLKDGRLAAERRREETTVDEVIALMVGRSVPDGAARRRPDAAGPPALEADGWVLGGGPPLRFALAAGQVVGLGGLADSGKGELLLSLVGGSPARGALRLGGRAYAPRSPAAALAAGVAYLPADRKAHGTFGGLSVLDNLFVEARVGVGPTGLVHRRAREAACEERRERFDIRTPSAKVPIRHLSGGNQQKCLLSRALESGPRVLLVDEPTRGVDVGARAEIHAALRALAAEGALVVAASSEVPELLHLCDRVLVMRDRAITADLAGAQATEQAISRAMIHRGDAR; encoded by the coding sequence ATGGAGATCCTCTCGGTCGAGGTCCTCGACAAGCGGTTCCCCGGAGTCCAGGCGCTCCAGAGCCTGACCTTCGCCGTTCGGGCCGGCGAGGTCGTCGCCGTCGTCGGCGAGAACGGCGCCGGCAAGAGCACCCTCCTCAACCTCCTCTCCGGGTCCGCCGCCCCGGACTCGGGCGTCATCCGCTGGGACGGCGCGGCCGTGCGCTGGCGCTCGCCGCGCGACGCCATGTCCGCCGGCATTCGCGCAGTGCACCAGGAGATGAGCCTGTTCCCGCACCTCTCCCTGGCCGAGAACCTGGCCGCCGTCCGGCTGCGCGGGTGGTGCCGCTGGCCCGCCGTGCGCGGGCGAGCAGCCTCCAGCCTGGCGCGCGTGGGCATCGTCGCCGATGACGTGCTGCTCGCGCGGTCCGTTGCCTCCCTGCCCCTCGCCACGGCCCAGCTCGCTGAGATCGCCAAGGCCCTGGCCGACGACTGCCGCCTCCTGATCCTGGACGAGCCCACCAGCGCGCTCTCCGCCGCGGACGCGGAGCGCCTCTTCCGCGTCGTGCGCGAGCTGACCGCCGCCGGCGTCGCCGTTCTTTTCGTCTCGCACCGACTCGGGGAGGTGTTCTCCGTCGCCGATCGCATCCTCGTGTTGAAGGACGGGCGCCTGGCCGCCGAGCGCCGCCGGGAGGAGACCACGGTGGATGAGGTGATCGCGCTGATGGTGGGGCGCAGCGTTCCAGACGGCGCGGCGCGCCGGCGTCCGGATGCGGCCGGCCCGCCCGCTCTCGAAGCGGATGGCTGGGTCCTGGGCGGCGGCCCGCCCCTCCGGTTCGCGCTCGCGGCTGGCCAGGTCGTGGGCCTGGGCGGGCTGGCCGACTCGGGCAAGGGTGAGCTCCTGCTCAGCCTGGTCGGCGGCTCGCCGGCCCGCGGGGCGCTGCGCCTGGGCGGGCGCGCCTACGCGCCGCGCTCTCCGGCGGCCGCCCTCGCCGCGGGCGTCGCCTACCTGCCGGCGGACCGCAAGGCGCACGGTACCTTCGGCGGCCTGTCGGTGCTCGACAACCTCTTTGTGGAGGCGAGGGTCGGGGTTGGCCCCACGGGCCTGGTGCACCGGCGGGCGCGCGAGGCCGCCTGCGAGGAGCGGCGCGAACGCTTCGACATCCGGACTCCCTCCGCGAAGGTACCCATCCGTCACCTGAGCGGAGGCAACCAGCAGAAGTGCCTGCTCTCCCGCGCCCTGGAGAGCGGACCCCGCGTCCTGCTGGTAGATGAGCCGACGCGTGGCGTCGACGTGGGCGCGCGCGCCGAGATCCATGCTGCCCTGCGCGCGCTCGCCGCCGAAGGGGCGCTCGTGGTGGCGGCGAGCTCCGAGGTGCCGGAGCTGCTTCACCTCTGCGACCGCGTCCTGGTGATGCGCGACCGCGCTATCACGGCGGATCTGGCCGGAGCGCAGGCCACGGAGCAGGCCATCAGCCGGGCGATGATCCACCGGGGCGACGCGCGTTGA
- a CDS encoding zinc-binding dehydrogenase has protein sequence MRAAVIIAPHAVEIRDVPAPEPAPGEVRVRLEGCGVCASNLLAWEGHDRFTYPLEPGALGHEGWGAVNALGEGVQCPGVDDRVAILSTHAYAEQDVAPADRVIPLPLALAGQPFPGEPLGCAVNVFRRSEIRPGKTVAVVGIGFLGALLTRMASRMGVHVIAISRRPFALEVARTMGAAETIVMGDQGRVVEEVKDLTCGEMCDVVVEAVGEQGPLDLAGELTRVRGRLVIAGYHQDGPRRVDMRMWNWRGIDVINAHERDPRVRVEGVRSAVDMVMSGEMDPTPLLTHRFPLERLGEALDAARERPPGFMKAIVVAS, from the coding sequence ATGCGCGCCGCCGTCATCATCGCCCCTCACGCCGTTGAGATCCGCGACGTGCCTGCGCCGGAGCCCGCACCCGGAGAGGTGCGCGTGCGCCTGGAGGGCTGCGGCGTGTGCGCGTCCAACCTGCTGGCGTGGGAGGGGCACGATCGGTTCACCTATCCCCTCGAGCCCGGTGCGCTCGGCCATGAGGGCTGGGGTGCCGTCAACGCTCTTGGCGAGGGCGTGCAGTGCCCTGGCGTGGATGATCGCGTGGCGATTCTTTCCACGCACGCCTACGCCGAGCAGGACGTGGCGCCGGCGGACCGCGTCATACCGCTGCCATTGGCGCTGGCCGGCCAGCCCTTTCCGGGCGAGCCGCTCGGGTGCGCGGTGAATGTCTTTCGGCGCAGCGAGATCCGGCCGGGCAAGACGGTGGCGGTTGTCGGCATCGGCTTCCTCGGGGCACTGCTGACCCGGATGGCCTCGCGAATGGGTGTCCACGTGATCGCCATTTCGCGCCGGCCCTTCGCGCTCGAGGTGGCTCGGACGATGGGCGCGGCCGAGACGATCGTCATGGGCGATCAGGGACGCGTGGTGGAGGAGGTCAAGGACCTAACCTGCGGCGAGATGTGCGACGTGGTGGTGGAGGCCGTGGGAGAGCAGGGGCCGCTCGACCTGGCCGGCGAGCTGACGCGGGTCCGCGGCCGGCTCGTGATCGCCGGCTACCACCAGGACGGCCCGCGCCGGGTAGACATGCGGATGTGGAATTGGCGCGGCATCGACGTCATCAACGCGCACGAGCGCGACCCACGGGTGCGCGTGGAGGGGGTGCGGTCGGCGGTGGACATGGTGATGAGCGGCGAGATGGACCCGACGCCGCTGCTCACCCATCGCTTCCCGCTGGAGCGGCTTGGCGAGGCGCTGGACGCCGCGCGCGAGCGGCCTCCCGGCTTCATGAAGGCGATCGTTGTGGCATCGTAG
- a CDS encoding Gfo/Idh/MocA family oxidoreductase yields MSAVRLGVVGCGVIGRHHLRAASTNEHIDLVAVADRIADRRDGAAAEFGARLSLVEGAELVDSPEVDAVVLAVPAGDRMDLPELALRRRKHVLIEKPVAMNADAVRRTLSVRGDRVAACCSSRYRAHAATRAAAGLVATGALGPLRSVHCRSLTAAGPPPTAQPPPWRLSRERNAGGILTNWGCYDLDYLMTVTGWSLRPRTALARTWGVPAQYEAHVAPGSDAEAHYAAIILCDGGAALSLERGEYMAAAPHSSWRVIGERGSLRLTMSGSGEKTIWHDEADAADGVRTRVLWRGNEDAVDLTAGVLANFAAAILGGEEPWTDLARSLVVQQITDAIYASSASGGCAAIE; encoded by the coding sequence ATGAGCGCTGTCAGGCTGGGCGTCGTCGGGTGCGGGGTTATCGGGAGACACCATCTGCGCGCCGCCTCCACGAACGAGCACATCGACCTGGTCGCCGTGGCCGATCGCATTGCGGACCGCCGCGACGGCGCTGCCGCCGAGTTCGGCGCCCGCCTCTCGCTCGTCGAGGGCGCGGAACTCGTCGACTCGCCGGAGGTCGACGCGGTCGTGCTGGCCGTGCCGGCCGGCGACCGCATGGATCTTCCGGAGCTCGCGCTGCGCCGGCGCAAGCACGTCCTCATCGAGAAGCCTGTCGCCATGAACGCCGACGCGGTGCGACGAACGCTGAGCGTGCGCGGCGACCGCGTGGCGGCTTGCTGCTCGTCTCGCTACCGCGCGCATGCGGCCACGCGCGCCGCCGCCGGCCTCGTGGCGACGGGCGCGCTCGGCCCGCTGCGCAGCGTGCACTGCCGCAGCCTCACGGCCGCCGGGCCGCCGCCCACCGCCCAGCCGCCACCGTGGCGCCTCAGCCGCGAGCGCAACGCCGGCGGCATCCTCACCAACTGGGGGTGCTATGACCTGGACTACCTGATGACGGTCACGGGCTGGTCGCTTCGCCCGCGCACCGCGCTGGCGCGGACGTGGGGCGTGCCGGCCCAGTACGAGGCGCACGTGGCGCCCGGCTCCGACGCCGAGGCCCACTACGCCGCAATAATCCTGTGCGACGGCGGAGCCGCGCTCTCCCTCGAGCGAGGGGAGTACATGGCGGCGGCGCCCCACTCCTCGTGGCGGGTCATCGGCGAGCGCGGCTCGCTACGGCTCACCATGTCCGGGAGCGGCGAGAAGACGATCTGGCATGACGAGGCCGACGCCGCCGACGGGGTCCGCACGCGCGTGCTGTGGCGGGGAAACGAGGACGCGGTCGACCTGACCGCGGGCGTGCTGGCCAACTTCGCCGCCGCCATCCTCGGAGGCGAGGAGCCCTGGACCGACCTGGCGCGAAGCCTGGTCGTCCAGCAGATTACGGACGCCATCTACGCGTCGTCCGCCAGCGGCGGCTGCGCGGCCATCGAGTAG
- a CDS encoding phytanoyl-CoA dioxygenase family protein, whose amino-acid sequence MCESWDVALHASPEQVAFYEGNGYLKFGRIFTREEMEALREHVDARIAALPPGERPEGMDRPHFDDPWLFRYLAHPRVLDVIEGFIGPDIVLWSSHFITKPRGDGRAVPWHTDGAYWRDRLKPMKVITLWLAVDPSTAENGCMKVIAGSHRALRDSMANYEAVDRESNVFDAELRPEFVDTSKEVTLELAVGECHFHDAWTVHGSSPNVSEQRRCGYTMRYMPATVRHDAGADPGHRIYLLRGQDRSGGHNQYEPVPTV is encoded by the coding sequence ATGTGCGAGAGCTGGGACGTGGCGCTGCACGCGAGCCCCGAGCAGGTCGCGTTCTACGAGGGTAACGGCTATCTGAAGTTTGGCCGCATCTTCACGCGCGAGGAGATGGAGGCGCTCCGTGAGCACGTGGACGCAAGGATCGCCGCGCTACCTCCCGGTGAGCGTCCCGAGGGCATGGACCGACCGCACTTCGATGACCCGTGGCTCTTTCGCTACCTCGCGCATCCTCGCGTGCTCGACGTGATCGAGGGCTTCATCGGGCCGGACATCGTGCTGTGGTCGAGCCACTTCATCACCAAGCCGCGCGGCGACGGCCGTGCGGTCCCCTGGCACACCGACGGCGCCTACTGGCGTGACCGCCTCAAGCCGATGAAGGTGATCACGCTCTGGCTCGCCGTGGATCCCTCGACTGCGGAAAACGGCTGCATGAAGGTGATCGCCGGTTCCCACCGCGCCCTGCGCGACAGTATGGCCAACTATGAGGCCGTCGATCGGGAGAGCAACGTGTTCGACGCGGAGTTGCGTCCCGAGTTCGTCGACACGAGTAAGGAAGTCACGCTGGAACTCGCCGTGGGCGAATGTCACTTCCACGACGCCTGGACGGTGCACGGCTCCAGTCCCAACGTCTCGGAGCAGCGGCGCTGCGGCTACACGATGCGGTACATGCCCGCCACCGTGCGCCACGATGCGGGCGCCGACCCGGGCCACCGCATCTATCTGCTCCGCGGGCAGGACCGCAGCGGCGGGCACAACCAATACGAGCCCGTGCCGACCGTCTGA
- a CDS encoding ABC transporter permease produces MSRITGLLRAREAALLLFTLALALALAVARPGFASQANVNAMLIGMAPDGVLAVGMTLLIVAGMFDLSVGSVLALSAVAAGLAMNHHAPVWLAIGAGLATGAACGAINGLIVTRLAVNALIATLGMMTLARSLTQVLTDGRSLSSFPSSFTAIGQGYTLNVSNSVLVMLLVMAAGDLLLRHHASLRRFYYVGSSERAAELAGVPVARVKMAGFVATGLLAAVAGILVASRLNAATPTAGVGAELRVISATVIGGAALSGGEGTILGAALGVLLLAIVSNALTQLNVSIYWQGAVNGIILILAVALDAYVRRRKRDA; encoded by the coding sequence TTGAGCCGGATCACGGGGCTCCTCCGCGCCCGCGAGGCCGCGCTGCTGCTCTTCACGCTCGCGCTCGCGCTCGCGCTGGCCGTCGCCCGCCCGGGCTTCGCCTCGCAGGCCAACGTGAACGCCATGCTGATCGGCATGGCTCCCGACGGCGTGCTGGCGGTCGGCATGACGCTGTTGATCGTGGCGGGCATGTTCGACCTGTCGGTCGGCTCGGTGCTGGCCCTCTCGGCCGTCGCGGCCGGCCTGGCGATGAACCACCATGCACCGGTCTGGCTGGCCATCGGCGCCGGGCTCGCCACCGGGGCCGCCTGTGGCGCCATCAACGGGCTGATCGTCACGCGGCTCGCCGTGAATGCCCTCATCGCCACCCTCGGGATGATGACGCTGGCGCGCTCGCTCACGCAGGTCCTCACGGACGGCCGCTCGCTCTCCAGCTTCCCGTCCTCCTTCACCGCCATCGGGCAGGGCTACACGCTGAACGTGTCGAACTCGGTGCTCGTGATGCTGCTCGTGATGGCCGCGGGTGACCTCCTCCTGCGGCATCACGCGTCGCTGCGCCGGTTCTACTACGTCGGCAGCTCGGAGCGCGCCGCGGAGCTCGCCGGAGTGCCGGTGGCGCGCGTGAAGATGGCGGGATTCGTGGCGACTGGCCTGCTGGCCGCCGTAGCCGGCATCCTGGTGGCGTCACGGCTTAACGCCGCGACGCCCACGGCGGGCGTCGGAGCCGAGTTGCGAGTCATCAGCGCCACGGTCATTGGCGGCGCCGCGCTCAGCGGCGGCGAGGGCACTATTCTGGGAGCGGCGCTCGGCGTGCTGCTCCTCGCCATCGTGAGCAATGCCCTCACGCAGCTCAACGTCAGCATCTACTGGCAGGGGGCGGTGAACGGCATCATCCTCATACTCGCCGTGGCTCTCGACGCCTACGTGCGGCGAAGGAAGCGTGACGCATGA
- a CDS encoding TerC family protein has protein sequence MELLTDPGAWIGLLTLTTLEIVLGIDNIVFISILSVKLPADQQARARRLGLLVAMGTRILLLLSLSWVLGLTRTLFTVPGVGEAGDISGRDLVLLLGGLVLIAKSTRELHERIEGEQASRRGRAAPTLVSVVAQIMVLDVVFSLDSVITAVGMVNELAVMIAAVVIAVLFMMAFAGAVSSFVEGHPTVKVLALAFLVLIGVNLIADGLGQHIPRGYTYFAMGFSMAVEAINLRVRARRESSGPESTAAA, from the coding sequence TTGGAACTCCTGACCGACCCGGGCGCCTGGATCGGGCTGCTGACGCTGACGACGCTGGAGATCGTGCTGGGCATCGACAACATCGTGTTCATCTCAATACTGTCGGTCAAGCTGCCGGCCGATCAGCAGGCCCGCGCGCGCAGGCTCGGCCTGCTGGTGGCGATGGGTACCCGGATCCTGCTGCTGCTGTCGCTCTCGTGGGTGCTGGGGCTCACGCGCACGCTCTTCACGGTGCCGGGCGTGGGGGAGGCCGGCGACATCTCGGGCCGCGATCTGGTGCTGCTTCTAGGCGGCCTGGTGCTGATCGCAAAGAGCACGCGCGAGCTCCACGAGAGGATCGAGGGCGAGCAGGCGTCGCGCCGCGGCCGCGCCGCGCCCACGCTGGTCTCGGTGGTCGCCCAGATCATGGTGCTCGACGTCGTCTTCTCGCTCGACTCGGTGATCACGGCGGTCGGGATGGTCAACGAGTTGGCGGTGATGATCGCGGCGGTCGTGATCGCGGTCCTGTTCATGATGGCGTTCGCCGGCGCCGTGAGCAGCTTCGTGGAGGGGCACCCGACAGTCAAGGTGCTGGCGCTCGCGTTCCTCGTGCTGATCGGCGTGAACCTGATCGCCGACGGCCTGGGTCAGCACATCCCGCGCGGCTACACCTACTTCGCGATGGGCTTCTCGATGGCCGTGGAGGCGATCAACCTGCGTGTGCGGGCGCGCCGCGAGTCCTCGGGGCCGGAGTCAACGGCCGCAGCGTAG
- a CDS encoding thioredoxin family protein produces MTRSIQRLGWLGAVALAAVLAAPQVSRAAGPAAKKHGPIAWGESLPKAQKTAARQKKLVLVDFYADWCAPCKAMLRTTYRDKKVVARAKRYVPVLVNIDKDMKTARKYHVEALPTVLVLDSKGREVARNVGYVSAEDFLQLLGKAEKKAKS; encoded by the coding sequence ATGACCCGTTCGATCCAACGCCTGGGATGGCTGGGCGCGGTGGCTCTGGCCGCCGTGCTCGCGGCGCCGCAGGTGAGCCGCGCCGCCGGACCCGCGGCGAAGAAGCACGGCCCGATCGCCTGGGGCGAGTCGCTGCCGAAGGCACAGAAGACGGCGGCCCGCCAGAAGAAGCTCGTTCTGGTCGACTTCTACGCCGATTGGTGCGCGCCATGCAAGGCGATGCTGAGGACGACCTACCGCGACAAGAAGGTCGTCGCCCGGGCAAAGCGTTACGTGCCCGTCCTGGTGAACATCGACAAGGACATGAAGACGGCCCGGAAGTACCATGTCGAGGCGCTGCCGACCGTCCTGGTGCTCGACTCGAAGGGGCGCGAGGTGGCGCGCAACGTGGGGTACGTGTCGGCTGAGGACTTCCTGCAGCTTCTGGGCAAGGCAGAGAAGAAGGCGAAGTCGTAG
- a CDS encoding sugar phosphate isomerase/epimerase, whose protein sequence is MRYAFMTFSTPELTFDEVLALAARLGYDGVEPRIDADHRHGVEIAATAAERASMRRRAEDAGVAIACVASSCRFADPADRARHTARAIEAIDLAADVGARRIRVFGGPIPAGIGRPEAVECVAGALVSVARRAADRGVTVCLETHDDWCDPRDVAAVLRAVNSPAVAANWDVVHPVRTGLATVDESFETLNPWIAHLHVHDGQAGDGAIVPIGEGIVDHRRVLALLTALPYDGFLSGEWIGWEPYEVHLPRELATLRAYEDGLAARA, encoded by the coding sequence ATGCGCTACGCCTTCATGACCTTTTCGACGCCCGAGTTGACCTTTGACGAAGTGCTGGCGCTGGCCGCCCGTCTGGGCTACGACGGTGTGGAGCCGAGGATCGACGCCGATCACCGGCACGGCGTGGAGATCGCGGCGACGGCAGCGGAGCGCGCCTCGATGCGCCGCCGCGCCGAGGACGCCGGCGTCGCCATCGCCTGCGTCGCTAGCTCGTGCCGCTTCGCCGACCCGGCCGATCGGGCGCGGCACACGGCGCGCGCGATCGAGGCCATCGACCTCGCCGCCGACGTAGGCGCGCGCCGCATCCGCGTGTTCGGCGGGCCCATACCCGCGGGGATTGGGCGCCCCGAGGCGGTCGAGTGCGTCGCCGGGGCGCTGGTCTCCGTGGCCCGGCGCGCGGCCGATCGCGGCGTCACCGTCTGCCTGGAGACACACGACGACTGGTGCGATCCGCGCGACGTGGCGGCCGTGCTGCGTGCCGTCAACAGCCCGGCGGTCGCCGCCAACTGGGACGTGGTTCACCCCGTCCGCACCGGCCTGGCCACCGTCGATGAGTCGTTCGAGACCCTCAATCCCTGGATCGCGCACCTGCACGTGCACGACGGCCAGGCCGGCGATGGGGCGATCGTGCCCATTGGCGAGGGCATCGTGGACCACCGGCGCGTGCTCGCCCTCCTTACCGCCCTGCCCTACGACGGCTTCCTGAGCGGGGAGTGGATCGGCTGGGAGCCCTACGAGGTCCACCTGCCACGCGAGCTCGCGACGCTGCGCGCCTATGAGGACGGCCTCGCGGCCCGGGCGTAG